The Tenebrio molitor chromosome 3, icTenMoli1.1, whole genome shotgun sequence genome contains a region encoding:
- the Dscam1 gene encoding cell adhesion molecule Dscam1 isoform X49 codes for MVVPRCYVRHNLFLFQATEPVGSVKPKFPTMDKSHAFESLQGNSVTLLCPAQAYPVPSIRWYKFVEGTTRKQAVTLNDRVKQVAGTLIIREARVEDSGKYLCVVNNSVGGESVETVLTVTAPLKAKIEPQVQTIDFGRPAVFTCNFEGNPIKTINWLKDGHPIDHTDAVLRIESVRKEDKGMYQCFIRNDQESAEAIAELKLGGRFEPPQIRHAFNEETVQPGNSVFMKCIASGNPTPEITWELYGRRLSNSERNQIGQYVTVNGDVVSHLNITAIHTNDGGLYRCVASSKVGSADHSARINVYGLPFVRSMEKQAIVAGGTLIVHCPFAGHPVETVVWERDGRLLPINRKQKVFPNGTLIIENVERASDQATYDCVAKNSQGYSARGSLEVQVMVLPRIAPFSFGDSPVHSGQTAQVTCLVSEGDLPLNITWSFQGGVIDLHSGVVTTNIGKKASSLLIDSVSEVQSGNYTCTAQNRAGSSDYTASLDVYVPPRWILEPTDKAFAQGSDAAVECKADGFPKPVVTWKRATGVSPGDYKDFKPNNPDIKVEDGTLTINNIQKTNEGYYLCEAVNGIGSGLSAVIQISVQAPPQFDIKLRNQTSRRGDPAVLQCEAKGEKPIGILWNINNKRLEPKGDNRYTIREEILANGVLSGLSIKRTERSDSALFTCVATNAFGSDDTSINMIVQEVPEIPYGLKVLDKSGRTVQLSWVAPYDGNSPITRYMIEYKQSKVSWEGNTERVLVPGDQTEAGVFTLRPATTYHIRIVAENEIGSSDPSDTVTIITAEEVPGGPPTSIRVETNDQHSLVVYWKPPVRDEWNGDILGYYVGYRLANSDKPYLFETVEFSREEGKEHHLKISNLKTYTQYSVVVQAFNKVGAGPLSDDIKAYTAEGVPEQPPDKATCTTLTAQTIRVSWVSPPLTAANGVIKGYKVIYGPSDTWFDENTKDTKITAASETILHGLKKYTNYSMEVLAYTSGGDGVRTTPIHCQTEQDVPEAPVAVKALVMSTDSILASWKPPVEPNGIVEYYTVYYKQAQPEDSKTEEKPKSQKIIPNLRNQNLSYQAKNLDSNLKYEFWVTAATTIGEGQPSKKVTVSPSTSVPAKIASFDDTFTTTYKEDVTLPCLAVGMPSPVIIWKIKGIQFTSNDKIRQQPDGSLFIRDVSRNNAGEYSCHVENDYGQDSVTHQLIVNAPPHAPIVSLTSTTTNSLTLKMKPHESDVEPIHGYTIHYKPEFGDWETVQIAPTIEKYTLEKLLCGTRYQVYVKAYNSIGTGDPSDTLNPRTRGEKPIIPSAEKFIEVSSNSITLHLSAWSDGGCPMLYFVIEHKKKTSTEWIQVSNNVKLGQNFVLLDLDPAVWYHLRVTAHNNAGFNVAEYEFATLTVTGGTIAPIRESPGVKMLFPWIPDWVDLNIAVPVAATVVVVVVGIVVICVALSRRAHGPLQTRLRSDYDVVYNQSVNASSTLDKRRPDLRDELGYIAPPNRKLPPVPGSNYNTCDRIKRGTVLRAHYRSHSTWDPRRHLYEELRSRRGSNETVHTHRGMDDEICPYATFHLLGFREEMDPSKAMQFQTFPHPHAGTMGPSGMNTPHQMHSRTGSQSMPRQNRRYDRVGSQGNGSIYSPGPEYDDPANCAPEDEQYGSQYGGYGAPYDQYGSRGSIGRRSLGSLRLQPTNSSPEPPPPPPRNHDPSFNDSKDSNEISEAECDRDQLINSRAYGVMRGSSKDGMSHEEMRKLIERNETGQANGGLTAYDTVAV; via the exons ATGGTAGTTCCACGTTGTTATGTCCGGCACAATCTTTTCCTGTTCCAAGCTACAG AACCTGTTGGTAGTGTTAAGCCGAAATTTCCAACAATGGATAAGAGTCACGCATTTGAAAGCCTACAAGGAAATAGCGTGACGCTATTGTGCCCAGCGCAAGCATACCCTGTCCCATCTATAAG gTGGTACAAATTCGTCGAAGGAACCACTCGCAAGCAAGCCGTGACTTTGAACGATAGAGTAAAGCAAGTCGCCGGAACTCTCATCATTCGGGAAGCTCGGGTCGAAGACTCCGGAAAATACTTGTGCGTCGTGAATAATTCCGTCGGTGGCGAAAGTGTTGAAACTGTTTTAACCGTCACCGCTCCCCTAAAGGCGAAGATTGAACCGCAAGTCCAGACTATTGATTTTGGAAGACCCGCCGTTTTTACTTGTAATTTCGAAG GAAACCCaatcaaaacaataaattggTTGAAAGATGGCCACCCGATCGACCACACTGATGCCGTTTTGCGTATCGAATCTGTCAGAAAAGAGGATAAAGGAATGTATCAATGTTTCATCAGAAACGACCAGGAAAGCGCCGAAGCTATCGCCGAATTGAAATTGGGCGGACGTTTCGAACCACCACAGATTCGGCACGCTTTCAACGAAGAAACAGTACAACCTGGCAATTCCGTTTTCATGAAATGCATAGCCTCAGGAAATCCCACTCCTGAAATTACTTGGGAATTGTACGGAAGGAGGTTGTCCAACAGCGAGAGAAACCAGATAGGACAATACGTAACCGTTAACGGAGACGTAGTTTCGCACCTGAACATCACTGCCATTCACACCAACGACGGTGGACTTTACAGATGTGTCGCTAGCAGTAAAGTAGGATCAGCCGATCACTCAGCCAGAATTAACGTCTACGGATTGCCTTTCGTGAGGTCCATGGAAAAACAAGCGATCGTAGCAGGTGGCACTCTCATCGTTCATTGTCCGTTCGCCGGTCATCCCGTAGAAACTGTCGTCTGGGAAAGAG ACGGAAGACTGTTACCAATCAATAGGAAGCAAAAAGTGTTCCCTAACGGCACTCTCATAATTGAAAATGTCGAACGTGCATCTGATCAAGCAACATACGACTGCGTCGCCAAGAATTCGCAAGGGTACAGTGCCAGAGGCTCTCTCGAAGTTCAAGTAATGG TTTTGCCTCGCATAGCCCCGTTTAGTTTCGGTGATTCGCCCGTACATTCTGGACAAACAGCTCAAGTGACATGTTTGGTGTCAGAGGGCGATCTTCCTTTGAACATAACTTGGAGTTTTCAAGGAGGCGTTATAGATTTGCATAGCGGGGTTGTCACGACAAACATAGGCAAAAAGGCGAGTTCACTTCTCATAGATTCTGTATCAGAAGTTCAAAGTGGAAATTATACGTGCACTGCTCAGAACCGCGCCGGATCTAGCGATTATACCGCATCTCTAGATGTTTATG tGCCACCAAGGTGGATACTAGAGCCAACAGATAAAGCATTTGCTCAAGGCTCTGATGCCGCTGTTGAATGTAAAGCCGATGGTTTCCCTAAGCCTGTAGTGACATGGAAAAGGGCTACTG GGGTATCACCTGGCGATTACAAAGATTTTAAACCCAATAATCCTGACATTAAAGTTGAAGATGGCACTCTTACAATCAATAATATCCAAAAAACGAACGAAGGTTATTATTTGTGCGAAGCTGTAAATGGAATCGGTTCTGGTTTATCTGCAGTAATCCAAATTAGTGTTCAAG CTCCTCCTCAATTTGACATCAAATTGCGCAATCAGACTTCACGAAGAGGCGACCCTGCAGTATTACAGTGCGAAGCTAAAGGCGAAAAACCGATTGGAATCTTGTGGAACATCAATAACAAACGGCTTGAACCCAAGGGAGACAATCGATACACAATTAGAGAAGAAATTTTAGCGAACGGCGTCCTTTCCGGTCTTAGCATCAAACGCACGGAACGATCCGATTCTGCTCTCTTCACCTGCGTTGCCACGAATGCATTTGGAAGTGACGACACTAGCATCAACATGATCGTCCAAGAAGTTCCCGAAATTCCGTACGGCTTGAAAGTTTTAGACAAATCCGGGAGAACTGTCCAGTTGTCTTGGGTCGCACCTTACGACGGCAACTCGCCAATCACTAGATACATGATCGAATACAAACAGAGCAAAGTTAGCTGGGAAGGCAACACCGAACGCGTTCTCGTCCCCGGCGATCAGACAGAAGCGGGAGTTTTTACTCTCAGACCAGCGACCACTTACCACATCAGGATCGTAGCTGAAAACGAAATCGGTTCAAGCGATCCATCCGATACTGTTACCATCATCACGGCGGAAGAAGTACCCGGAGGCCCACCAACTAGCATCCGCGTTGAAACGAACGATCAGCACTCTTTGGTTGTCTATTGGAAACCCCCAGTCAGAGACGAGTGGAACGGTGATATTCTGGGCTACTACGTGGGCTACCGATTGGCCAACTCTGACAAACCGTACCTGTTCGAAACTGTCGAGTTCAGTCGCGAAGAAGGCAAAGAAcatcatttgaaaatttctaatttgaaAACTTACACGCAGTATTCGGTCGTCGTTCAAGCTTTTAATAAAGTGGGAGCTGGTCCTTTGTCTGACGATATTAAAGCTTACACTGCTGAAGGTGTACCAGAACAACCCCCAGATAAGGCTACTTGCACCACTCTCACTGCTCAAACTATTCGTGTTTCGTGGGTTTCACCTCCACTCACTGCTGCCAACGGTGTCATTAAAGGCTACAAAGTTATCTACGGACCATCAGACACTTGGTTTG ATGAGAACACAAAGGATACCAAAATCACTGCCGCTAGCGAAACGATTCTCCACGGGCTCAAAAAGTACACTAACTACAGTATGGAAGTGTTAGCTTACACCTCAGGCGGAGATGGTGTCCGTACTACTCCAATTCATTGCCAGACCGAACAAGACG ttCCCGAAGCTCCAGTTGCCGTCAAGGCTCTCGTTATGTCGACCGATTCGATCTTGGCTAGTTGGAAGCCTCCAGTAGAACCCAACGGTATTGTCGAATATTACACTGTTTATTACAAACAAGCCCAACCTGAAGATTCCAAGACCGAAGAGAAACCAAAGTCTCAAAAGATCATTCCAAATTTGAGGAATCAGAATCTCAGTTACCAAGCTAAGAACCTTGACAGCAACTTGAAATACGAATTCTGGGTGACTGCAGCGACCACGATCGGCGAAGGTCAACCCTCCAAAAAGGTCACAGTGTCTCCAAGCACAAGCG TCCCGGCGAAAATCGCGTCGTTTGATGACACGTTTACCACTACTTACAAAGAAGACGTCACGTTGCCCTGTCTTGCTGTCGGTATGCCGTCACCTGTTataatttggaaaattaaGGGAATTCAATTTACTTCAAATGATAAAATCAGACAACAACCAGATGGTTCTCTCTTCATCCGTGATGTGAGTAGAAATAACGCCGGAGAATATTCGTGCCACGTTGAAAACGATTACGGACAAGATTCTGTCACACATCAGTTGATTGTCAACGCACCACCTCATGCTCCAATT GTTTCACTGACTTCTACTACGACAAACTCGTTAACGCTCAAAATGAAGCCACACGAATCCGATGTTGAGCCAATTCACGGTTACACAATTCACTACAAACCAGAGTTCGGTGATTGGGAAACTGTTCAAATTGCACCCACCATTGAAAAATACACTTTGGAAAAATTGCTTTGCGGAACTAGGTACCAGGTGTACGTAAAGGCGTACAACAG CATTGGAACTGGCGATCCTTCAGATACCTTGAACCCACGAACGCGCGGAGAAAAACCGATCATCCCGAGCGCCGAAAAATTCATCGAAGTTTCATCCAACAGCATCACCCTTCACCTGAGCGCATGGTCCGATGGCGGTTGTCCGATGTTGTACTTTGTCATCGAACACAAAAAGAA GACTAGCACAGAGTGGATCCAGGTGTCGAACAACGTCAAGTTGGGCCAAAATTTCGTACTCTTGGACTTGGACCCCGCCGTTTGGTATCACTTGCGCGTCACTGCACACAACAACGCCGGATTTAACGTTGCCGAATACGAATTCGCCACACTCACCGTCACCGGAG GTACAATCGCGCCAATTAGGGAATCGCCCGGTGTTAAGATGCTCTTTCCTTGGATACCCGACTGGGTCGACTTGAATATTGCTGTGCCAGTAGCTGCTACAGTAGTTGTTGTCGTTGTCGGCATTGTCGTGATTTGCGTGGCTCTATCGCGCAGGGCCCACGGTCCTTTACAAACCCGACTCCGAAGCGATT ACGACGTCGTCTACAACCAATCCGTCAACGCGTCCTCAACTCTAGACAAACGCCGGCCGGACTTGAGAGACGAACTTGGTTACATCGCACCACCTAACAGAAAATTGCCACCCGTCCCAGGATCCAACTACAACACCTGCGACAGGATCAAGCGAGGTACCGTCTTAA GAGCTCATTATCGTTCTCATTCTACCTGGGATCCTCGCCGTCATTTGTACGAAGAGCTTAGGAGTAGGAGGGGTTCAAACGAAACTGTTCATACTCATAGAG GTATGGACGATGAAATTTGCCCTTACGCCACCTTCCACCTCTTGGGCTTCCGTGAAGAAATGGATCCTAGCAAAGCGATGCAGTTCCAGACGTTCCCCCATCCTCACGCCGGTACAATGGGACCGTCGGGAATGAACACACCTCACCAGATGCACTCGCGCACAGGTTCGCAATCAATGCCAAGACAAAATAGACGATACGACAGAGTCGGTTCTCAAG GTAATGGCAGCATCTATTCGCCCGGTCCCGAGTACGACGATCCAGCAAACTGCGCACCAGAAGACGAACAGTACGGCTCTCAGTATGGCGGTTACGGCGCTCCGTACGATCAGTACGGTAGCCGAGGTTCCATCGGTCGTCGTTCTTTGGGTTCTTTGAGACTGCAGCCGACCAACAGCAGCCCCGAGCCTCCACCACCCCCACCACGCAACCACGACCCCTCGTTCAACGATTCGAAAGACAGTAACGAGATTTCGGAAGCCGAATGCGATAGAGACCAACTGATCAACAGTCGCGCGTACGGCG TAATGAGAGGTAGTTCAAAGGATGGCATGTCTCACGAAGAAATGCGCAAACTGATTGAAAG aaacgAAACAGGCCAAGCAAACGGGGGACTCACAGCCTACGATACTGTGGCAGTGTAA